In the genome of Nitrospira japonica, one region contains:
- the topA gene encoding type I DNA topoisomerase codes for MAKSLIIVESPTKAKTITKYLGRGYTVIASVGHVKDLPTSKLGVDLERDFAPQYVTIKGKSKVLAEIKKKAEEADKVFLAPDPDREGEAIAWHLAEELNGKSKKKKDGKVFRVLFNEITESAIKRALQSPGQIDMKLVNAQQARRVLDRIVGYQGSQLLWNKVRRGLSMGRVQSVAVRLICEREAEREAFRTEEYWSITALLAGTIPPPFEARLHSINGEEASIGTAEQAQRMVSALEGKTFTVTSVERKEKKRNPVAPFITSRLQQEAARKLRFTSKKTMTLAQQLYEGIEIGTEGATGLITYMRTDSPRISQEAMADVRQVIMERFGQEYLPGTPNVYKTQKAAQEAHEAIRPTSASRDPESIKQYLEEDQYHLYKLIWNRFIASQMVPAILDVTRVESSPLNTPDRYLFRSSGTVVKFPGHTIVYMEGVDKELFSQKPKQDEETEDGAERQLPVLAEGERLRLVEQPEQTIAGITSKQHFTQPPPRYNEALLIKELEEKGIGRPSTYAAIISTIQDRKYVEKIEGRFIPTETGRTVNDFLMKGFPDIVNVDFTSQLEEELDEVEEGNKPWIDAVRDFYNPFTADLEKAKSIPGPKDTVEPPTNIPCEKCGRMMEIKWGRNGKFLACPGYKDDPPCKNTQNFEKLPDGTIKIVPKQELTTDQICDKCGSPMVVKTGRFGKFIACSAYPACKTTKPLALGVKCPQPECGGDLVQKRTRKGRSFYACSRYPQCEFALWDRPVNKACPTCSAPFLIEKVSKQDGRSVQCRNEDCGYREAG; via the coding sequence ATGGCAAAGTCTCTCATCATCGTCGAGTCTCCGACGAAGGCCAAGACGATCACGAAGTATTTGGGGCGAGGATATACCGTCATCGCTTCCGTCGGCCATGTCAAGGATCTTCCCACCAGCAAGCTTGGCGTAGACCTTGAGCGCGATTTTGCTCCGCAGTATGTCACAATCAAAGGGAAGTCGAAGGTGCTTGCTGAGATCAAGAAGAAAGCCGAAGAGGCCGATAAAGTGTTTCTCGCTCCTGACCCTGATCGCGAGGGAGAGGCGATCGCCTGGCACCTGGCGGAGGAGTTGAACGGCAAATCGAAAAAGAAGAAGGACGGGAAAGTCTTTCGTGTCCTCTTCAATGAGATTACGGAATCAGCCATCAAGCGGGCGCTGCAATCTCCCGGACAGATTGATATGAAGTTGGTCAATGCGCAGCAGGCGCGAAGGGTCCTGGATCGAATCGTCGGATATCAGGGAAGTCAGTTGTTATGGAACAAAGTGCGGCGCGGGCTGTCCATGGGACGGGTACAGTCGGTTGCCGTTCGGCTGATATGTGAGCGCGAGGCTGAGCGCGAAGCGTTTCGCACGGAGGAGTATTGGTCGATCACGGCGTTGTTGGCCGGAACGATACCCCCGCCGTTTGAAGCCCGACTGCACAGCATCAACGGAGAAGAAGCGTCGATTGGCACGGCCGAGCAGGCGCAGCGGATGGTATCGGCGCTTGAGGGGAAGACGTTTACGGTCACGTCCGTCGAGCGGAAGGAAAAGAAGCGGAACCCAGTGGCGCCGTTCATTACGAGTCGCTTGCAGCAGGAAGCGGCCAGAAAACTGCGATTTACCTCAAAAAAGACGATGACACTCGCGCAGCAGCTATACGAAGGGATTGAGATCGGAACGGAAGGGGCAACCGGCCTCATCACGTATATGAGAACGGATTCACCGAGAATATCCCAAGAGGCCATGGCTGACGTGCGACAGGTCATCATGGAGCGATTCGGCCAGGAATATCTTCCTGGAACTCCAAACGTATATAAGACACAAAAGGCCGCACAGGAGGCGCATGAAGCCATCAGGCCGACATCCGCATCCCGAGATCCCGAATCGATCAAGCAATACCTTGAAGAAGACCAGTACCATCTCTACAAATTGATCTGGAACCGGTTCATTGCTTCCCAGATGGTGCCGGCTATCCTGGATGTAACGCGAGTGGAGTCCTCTCCGCTCAATACACCGGATCGCTATCTGTTCCGCTCGAGTGGAACGGTCGTCAAGTTTCCGGGCCACACGATTGTCTACATGGAGGGAGTCGATAAAGAACTGTTCTCCCAAAAGCCCAAGCAAGACGAAGAAACCGAGGACGGAGCCGAGCGACAGTTGCCGGTTCTTGCCGAAGGTGAGCGCCTTCGGTTGGTCGAACAGCCGGAGCAGACGATCGCGGGCATTACGTCCAAACAACACTTTACTCAGCCGCCCCCTCGTTACAACGAGGCTCTTCTCATCAAAGAACTGGAAGAAAAAGGCATTGGAAGGCCGTCCACGTATGCGGCCATCATTTCCACCATCCAGGACCGGAAGTACGTCGAAAAAATCGAGGGCAGGTTCATTCCTACGGAAACCGGTCGTACGGTAAACGATTTTTTGATGAAGGGGTTTCCCGACATCGTCAATGTTGATTTCACCTCCCAACTCGAAGAGGAACTCGACGAGGTCGAGGAGGGGAACAAGCCATGGATCGATGCGGTGCGGGATTTCTACAATCCCTTCACGGCGGACTTGGAAAAAGCGAAGTCGATTCCCGGTCCAAAGGACACCGTTGAACCTCCCACGAATATCCCCTGCGAAAAGTGCGGAAGGATGATGGAGATCAAGTGGGGGCGAAACGGGAAGTTTCTCGCGTGCCCTGGCTACAAAGACGATCCGCCCTGCAAGAATACGCAGAACTTTGAGAAACTCCCTGACGGAACCATCAAGATTGTTCCTAAACAAGAGCTCACGACCGATCAGATTTGCGACAAGTGCGGAAGCCCGATGGTCGTGAAAACGGGACGGTTCGGTAAGTTCATCGCATGCTCGGCCTATCCCGCCTGCAAGACGACCAAGCCGCTCGCACTCGGCGTGAAATGTCCTCAGCCTGAATGTGGCGGAGACCTTGTCCAGAAACGCACCCGCAAGGGGCGTTCGTTCTACGCATGCAGTCGCTATCCTCAATGTGAATTCGCTCTCTGGGATCGTCCCGTCAATAAAGCCTGCCCAACCTGCAGCGCCCCGTTCCTGATCGAGAAGGTCAGCAAACAGGACGGGAGGAGCGTCCAGTGCCGCAATGAAGATTGCGGCTATCGCGAAGCCGGGTAA
- the bfr gene encoding bacterioferritin — MKAKEGVVQYLNDVLRAELTAVHQYLLHAALCKHWGYHRLHGHFEHLAHEEVGHSSLLIDHILYLQGTPDVAKLDAVAAGDDAKSLFESDLAFEREDVGLLCKAVAHCAHVGDYTSRHLLEHMVIDSEEHIDWFEIQLKTIGQVGLERYLSEQVSK, encoded by the coding sequence ATGAAAGCAAAGGAAGGGGTCGTCCAGTATCTCAATGATGTACTGCGGGCGGAATTGACGGCGGTGCATCAATATCTTTTGCACGCCGCGCTGTGCAAACACTGGGGATACCATCGTCTCCATGGTCATTTCGAACATCTGGCGCACGAAGAAGTAGGACATTCTTCATTGTTGATCGACCACATTTTATACCTCCAGGGAACCCCGGATGTGGCGAAGCTCGATGCGGTGGCCGCGGGAGATGATGCCAAGTCATTGTTCGAGAGCGATCTGGCATTCGAACGAGAAGATGTCGGATTACTTTGTAAAGCCGTCGCACATTGTGCTCACGTTGGCGACTATACCAGCCGTCACCTGCTGGAGCACATGGTGATAGATTCAGAAGAACATATCGATTGGTTTGAGATTCAGCTCAAGACGATTGGACAGGTGGGGCTGGAGCGATATCTGTCCGAGCAAGTCTCCAAGTAG
- the dprA gene encoding DNA-processing protein DprA produces MQSANATNWSLLEPWLRLRAINGLGDATILSLLQVFPTPEVVLKAGFDELIERGCSRRLADAIKKGPSKSACRLIDTELSELRKTLYTVWTVLDPSYPARLRMIPDPPPLLYVSGALLEEDAVAVAVVGARRATAGGCLFTEELARDLAAAGVSVVSGLARGIDAAAHRGALSGGGRTIAVLGCGIDRTYPSEHARLRCQIEEQGAVVTEVPIGTAPEPHNFPRRNRIISGLSLGVVVTEAALDSGSLITAQLACEQGREVFAVPGSIKADTGRGTNALIKQGAALVECADDVVRVLTPQIDKPMRKNLQRSRFDPAGHGPLDGQERLVYEALSHEPRTVDEVAELIHEPVAIVTATLLSLELNRQARQLGGQRFVRA; encoded by the coding sequence ATGCAATCGGCCAACGCGACCAACTGGTCCCTCCTTGAACCCTGGTTACGGCTGCGGGCGATCAATGGGTTGGGAGATGCGACCATCCTCTCATTGCTACAGGTTTTTCCGACACCCGAAGTGGTGCTGAAGGCGGGATTCGACGAACTGATCGAACGGGGCTGCAGCCGGCGGTTGGCCGACGCGATCAAGAAGGGTCCTTCCAAGAGTGCTTGCCGACTGATCGACACAGAACTCTCCGAACTGCGGAAGACCCTGTATACTGTTTGGACCGTCCTTGATCCATCATATCCTGCACGATTGCGGATGATTCCCGATCCTCCACCTCTGTTGTACGTCTCCGGCGCGTTGCTGGAAGAGGATGCGGTTGCAGTAGCAGTGGTGGGTGCTCGCCGAGCGACTGCCGGCGGATGTCTGTTCACTGAAGAATTGGCTAGAGATCTGGCGGCGGCCGGCGTCTCCGTCGTCAGCGGATTGGCCAGGGGGATTGATGCGGCAGCGCATCGAGGCGCGCTCTCTGGCGGCGGCCGAACCATCGCCGTGCTCGGGTGCGGTATCGATCGGACCTATCCGTCGGAGCACGCAAGGCTTCGCTGCCAGATTGAGGAGCAGGGAGCGGTCGTGACCGAGGTGCCGATCGGAACGGCTCCCGAGCCGCACAATTTCCCCAGACGCAATCGCATCATCAGCGGGTTGTCGCTCGGGGTCGTGGTGACGGAGGCTGCCTTGGACAGCGGATCATTGATTACCGCTCAGCTGGCGTGTGAGCAGGGCAGAGAAGTCTTTGCCGTTCCCGGTTCGATCAAGGCAGATACGGGCCGCGGAACAAATGCACTGATCAAACAGGGTGCCGCCTTGGTCGAGTGCGCGGATGATGTGGTTCGAGTGTTGACTCCGCAGATCGATAAACCGATGCGCAAGAACCTGCAGAGGTCTCGATTCGACCCTGCGGGGCATGGGCCTCTGGACGGACAGGAAAGACTGGTATATGAAGCGCTGTCACACGAACCCAGAACCGTGGACGAAGTGGCGGAACTCATTCATGAGCCGGTTGCTATCGTGACAGCGACACTCTTGTCTTTGGAACTCAATCGGCAGGCTCGGCAACTAGGGGGGCAGCGCTTCGTTCGCGCGTAA
- a CDS encoding FAD:protein FMN transferase, whose amino-acid sequence MLAIAMASAVLISGCSAFPKDNQSITVTRTQMHMGTLVTITAAAPTESVALAASTEGFSEIHRLDVLLSTWISSSELSAVNAAAGKAPVRVSSDTLQIVKLALRVAELTDGAFNIAIGPAVDLWNVMERQDVPTVEELEHVRDQIVLSGVRIDNAERTIFLERAGMRIDVGGIAKGYAADRAVMRMKKAGATGGIVALSGDIKAFGRLPKEKRATVGIQHPRMPEELLLVIDLDDEAISTAGDYERYFERDGVRYHHILDPATLQPAKECQSVSIIAKEGVWADGLDTGIFVLGPERGMRLIERLGDVQAIIVDREGKVHMSAELRKRVRLHLGEEEQPWQQDTVLRRR is encoded by the coding sequence ATGCTGGCTATCGCAATGGCTTCGGCAGTCTTAATATCTGGTTGCAGCGCCTTTCCTAAGGACAACCAGTCCATAACAGTCACACGTACTCAAATGCATATGGGTACATTGGTGACCATTACAGCCGCGGCGCCCACCGAATCGGTGGCATTGGCCGCGTCTACGGAAGGATTTTCCGAGATACACAGACTAGATGTGTTATTGAGCACTTGGATAAGTTCGAGCGAACTCTCCGCTGTAAATGCTGCTGCCGGAAAAGCACCTGTACGAGTTAGTTCGGATACGTTGCAGATCGTCAAACTGGCCTTGCGGGTAGCCGAATTGACGGACGGCGCATTCAACATTGCGATAGGTCCGGCTGTCGACTTGTGGAATGTGATGGAAAGGCAGGACGTTCCCACGGTGGAGGAGTTGGAGCACGTGAGAGATCAAATAGTGCTCAGCGGGGTGCGGATAGATAATGCCGAACGGACCATTTTTCTGGAACGGGCCGGGATGAGGATTGATGTCGGAGGGATAGCGAAGGGATACGCCGCGGATCGGGCTGTGATGCGAATGAAAAAGGCTGGGGCGACCGGTGGAATTGTTGCGCTCTCAGGAGATATTAAGGCGTTCGGTCGATTGCCCAAGGAGAAAAGGGCCACGGTCGGTATTCAACACCCACGAATGCCCGAAGAGCTGCTTCTTGTAATAGATTTGGATGATGAAGCGATTTCGACAGCAGGAGATTATGAGCGGTATTTTGAACGGGATGGAGTCCGATATCATCATATCCTTGATCCCGCAACACTTCAGCCTGCCAAGGAATGCCAAAGTGTCTCAATTATCGCGAAGGAAGGCGTCTGGGCTGACGGTCTCGATACGGGAATATTTGTGCTTGGCCCTGAACGCGGGATGCGCCTGATCGAAAGACTCGGCGACGTGCAGGCTATCATCGTCGATCGGGAGGGGAAAGTGCATATGTCCGCTGAACTTCGAAAGCGGGTCCGCCTGCATCTGGGAGAGGAAGAACAACCGTGGCAACAGGATACGGTGCTACGACGGCGTTAG
- a CDS encoding FMN-binding protein, whose amino-acid sequence MTVRTWPFVILLAALLAPSTAWAERIWDAELKRYLTEQEMSHAEVFLTEDDALKLMFPTSERIRKDSIHLTPEKKNQIEERIGWKFPEEGFEVFIGETGTKIDGYAMIQNTIGKHKPMTYMVGVDPTGACTNVELLVFREARGSEVRTKRFNAQYEGKTVSDPIRINRDIINISGATMSVRSFSAGVKRVLVLIDEYYLKPIGLGSDSVAARKAEKGFFGMLFGN is encoded by the coding sequence ATGACCGTACGCACCTGGCCGTTTGTCATATTGTTGGCTGCACTTCTGGCTCCTTCGACCGCATGGGCCGAGCGGATCTGGGATGCCGAGTTGAAGCGTTACCTCACCGAACAGGAGATGAGCCATGCAGAGGTGTTCCTCACGGAAGACGATGCATTGAAGCTTATGTTTCCCACATCGGAGAGGATTCGGAAAGACTCTATACATCTGACCCCAGAGAAGAAGAACCAGATAGAAGAACGCATCGGCTGGAAATTTCCAGAGGAAGGGTTTGAGGTATTCATCGGCGAAACAGGTACAAAGATTGATGGGTATGCGATGATCCAGAACACCATCGGCAAACACAAACCCATGACATACATGGTTGGTGTCGATCCTACCGGTGCATGCACCAATGTGGAATTGTTGGTGTTTCGAGAGGCCAGAGGTAGTGAAGTCCGAACCAAGCGCTTTAACGCCCAGTACGAAGGCAAGACGGTCAGTGACCCTATTCGTATCAATAGAGACATCATTAATATCAGCGGCGCCACGATGTCAGTTCGTTCATTTAGCGCCGGAGTCAAACGCGTCCTTGTACTGATCGATGAATACTATCTCAAACCGATTGGATTGGGCAGTGACAGTGTAGCTGCTCGGAAGGCCGAGAAGGGATTTTTTGGCATGCTTTTCGGCAACTGA
- a CDS encoding Rne/Rng family ribonuclease, with the protein MGLEIAISVAREETRVAVLDNGVVTDLFGDRAKHKDFVGNIYKGKVAKVLPGMQAAFVDIGLEKAAFMHVSDLSMDAEPGDTLVDTDEDEKDGDDLRPRRESSKPIEQLLSEGQDLTVQISKGPIGTKGPRVTSYVSLPGRYLVFMPNVEHIGVSRRIPRDEERARLKEIMKRLRHPGCGYIVRTVSEGVKEEELRSDVDFLHVLWQDIREKHDQQPAPALLHTDLSLSFRVVRDLFGKKVDRLWIDSREEYEAVRDFVQRFSPEQTSRIHFYDKDESLFDHLGVEQEMARALSRKVWLKSGGYLVIDHTEAMTVIDVNTGRFVGKRDQEETILRNNLEAAKEVAYQIKLRGIGGIIIVDFIDMEREKNRDKVYHALVDAMASDKARTRISRISDLGLIEISRERVREDLLRSLSEPCRYCDGRGYTKSPTTIAYEIFREIRRIGTGAEQQRIVVGAHPSVAGLLQDEERQGLEALERECMAKILVMPDEQLHLEQYDLAVI; encoded by the coding sequence ATGGGATTGGAAATTGCAATCAGCGTCGCCCGTGAGGAAACTCGTGTGGCGGTGTTGGACAACGGCGTGGTGACGGATCTCTTTGGAGACCGCGCCAAGCATAAAGATTTCGTGGGAAACATTTATAAAGGAAAGGTCGCCAAGGTGCTGCCGGGCATGCAGGCGGCGTTCGTCGACATCGGACTCGAAAAGGCCGCATTCATGCACGTCTCGGATCTGTCCATGGACGCCGAACCGGGAGATACGCTTGTCGATACGGACGAGGACGAAAAAGACGGAGATGATCTCAGGCCTCGTCGGGAAAGCTCCAAACCGATCGAGCAGCTTCTAAGCGAAGGTCAAGATCTGACGGTGCAGATCTCCAAAGGGCCGATCGGCACCAAGGGCCCGCGCGTCACGAGCTATGTATCGTTGCCGGGCCGCTATCTTGTGTTCATGCCGAACGTCGAGCATATCGGCGTCTCGCGCCGTATCCCGCGGGACGAGGAGCGCGCACGATTGAAGGAGATCATGAAGCGCCTCCGCCATCCCGGTTGCGGGTACATTGTCAGGACCGTGAGTGAAGGCGTGAAAGAGGAAGAACTGCGGTCCGATGTCGACTTCCTGCACGTGCTCTGGCAGGACATTCGTGAAAAGCACGATCAGCAGCCCGCGCCTGCGCTGTTGCACACGGACCTTAGCCTGAGTTTCCGCGTCGTGCGCGATCTGTTCGGGAAGAAGGTGGACAGATTGTGGATCGATTCGCGCGAAGAATATGAAGCGGTGCGCGACTTTGTTCAGCGGTTCTCTCCGGAACAGACCTCACGCATCCATTTCTATGACAAGGACGAGAGCTTGTTCGATCATCTCGGAGTCGAGCAGGAGATGGCCCGCGCACTCAGCCGTAAAGTCTGGCTCAAATCGGGGGGATATCTCGTCATTGACCATACCGAGGCGATGACCGTCATCGATGTGAATACCGGTCGGTTCGTGGGGAAACGGGATCAGGAGGAAACCATTTTGCGCAACAATCTGGAGGCGGCCAAAGAAGTCGCCTATCAGATCAAGCTGCGCGGGATCGGAGGCATCATCATCGTCGACTTCATCGACATGGAGCGAGAGAAAAACCGTGACAAGGTCTATCATGCTCTGGTTGATGCCATGGCATCGGATAAGGCGCGAACGAGGATTTCACGAATCTCCGACCTAGGGTTGATCGAGATTTCACGCGAACGAGTTCGTGAAGATCTGCTGCGGTCGCTCTCGGAGCCCTGCCGCTACTGCGACGGCCGCGGCTATACGAAGTCGCCGACGACCATCGCCTATGAAATTTTCCGTGAGATCAGGCGGATCGGGACCGGGGCGGAGCAGCAGCGCATTGTGGTTGGAGCCCATCCTTCCGTTGCCGGGTTGCTTCAAGACGAGGAACGGCAAGGCCTCGAAGCGCTGGAGCGGGAATGTATGGCCAAGATCCTGGTCATGCCCGACGAACAACTGCATCTGGAGCAGTATGATCTGGCCGTAATCTGA
- the rodA gene encoding rod shape-determining protein RodA, whose amino-acid sequence MIDRVIESRQFDNFDLRFLGLVFLILGIGVLSIYSVTHDQGGSMPFFAKQLVWILLGSVAFFIMQIWDYHRIARWAYPAYAVILLLLAFVLFEGKTSRGAQRWIPVGPFAFQPSEFAKLVLILVLAHYYSKAPRVGWLQRVVVPGLLMLPGLLLILKQPDLGSGLSFLAVYAAMLLMVGMRSQAMGLILLFSLMLFPFAWEMMWGSLHDYQRQRIMAFVDPDYDPAGKGYHALQSRIAIGAGELTGKGLYGGTQSQLKFLPEGHTDFVFSVFAEEWGFVGVLVLLLLFVALIWLSLEIAARAKDELGALLAVGVVCMLCFCVVVNIGMTAGMFPIVGIPLPLMSYGGSATVMTMASLGLLLNVKRRRLSLFY is encoded by the coding sequence ATGATCGACCGGGTCATAGAAAGCCGCCAGTTCGACAATTTTGACTTGAGATTTCTCGGGCTGGTCTTTTTGATCCTGGGCATCGGCGTGCTGTCCATTTACAGCGTCACGCATGACCAGGGCGGGTCCATGCCGTTTTTCGCGAAGCAACTGGTATGGATCCTCCTTGGCAGCGTGGCGTTTTTCATCATGCAGATATGGGACTATCACCGCATAGCCCGGTGGGCATATCCAGCGTATGCGGTGATTCTCTTGTTGCTGGCGTTCGTCCTATTTGAAGGCAAGACCAGCCGGGGCGCTCAACGATGGATTCCCGTCGGCCCCTTCGCATTTCAACCTTCGGAATTTGCCAAGCTGGTCCTGATCCTGGTGCTCGCGCACTACTATTCGAAGGCTCCACGCGTCGGTTGGCTGCAACGTGTGGTGGTGCCTGGCCTGCTGATGCTGCCCGGCCTGTTGCTGATCTTGAAACAGCCGGACCTCGGTAGCGGGTTGAGCTTTCTCGCCGTGTATGCGGCCATGCTGTTGATGGTGGGGATGCGCTCCCAAGCCATGGGATTAATCCTGCTATTTTCGCTGATGTTGTTTCCATTCGCGTGGGAAATGATGTGGGGGTCCTTGCATGATTACCAGCGTCAGCGCATTATGGCATTCGTTGACCCGGACTATGATCCGGCCGGCAAGGGCTATCACGCGCTGCAATCGCGGATTGCGATCGGAGCAGGTGAACTGACGGGAAAGGGGCTGTACGGGGGAACGCAGAGCCAGCTGAAATTTCTGCCTGAAGGGCACACGGATTTCGTGTTTTCGGTGTTTGCGGAAGAATGGGGTTTTGTGGGGGTCCTTGTCTTGCTGCTCTTGTTCGTGGCGCTGATCTGGCTGTCGCTGGAAATTGCCGCAAGGGCGAAGGATGAACTTGGGGCGCTGCTGGCGGTCGGTGTGGTGTGCATGCTGTGTTTTTGCGTCGTGGTGAACATCGGCATGACCGCCGGCATGTTTCCGATCGTCGGGATTCCTCTCCCCCTCATGAGCTATGGAGGCAGTGCGACCGTCATGACGATGGCGTCGCTGGGACTTCTGTTGAATGTGAAGCGGCGTCGATTGAGTTTGTTTTATTGA
- the bfr gene encoding bacterioferritin, with protein sequence MKAKDGVINLLNKILTADLTAINQYFVHAKMCSNWGYERLHHKVRERSIDEMKDADELIGHILYLEGVPNVQRMNTVRVGETVPEQLKLDLKAEQEMLSLLSEGVVHCTKVADFTTRHMLEDMAKDVDAHIDWIETQMETIEQIGVENYLAEQIKKES encoded by the coding sequence ATGAAAGCAAAAGACGGGGTGATTAATCTGTTGAATAAAATCCTCACCGCTGATCTGACCGCGATCAATCAGTACTTCGTTCACGCCAAGATGTGTTCGAACTGGGGATATGAGCGGTTGCATCACAAAGTTCGTGAACGGAGCATCGACGAAATGAAGGATGCGGACGAGCTCATCGGACACATCTTGTACCTCGAAGGAGTGCCGAATGTGCAACGCATGAACACTGTGCGCGTTGGCGAAACCGTTCCGGAACAACTCAAGCTCGATCTCAAGGCAGAACAGGAAATGTTATCGTTGCTGAGCGAGGGGGTCGTTCATTGCACGAAGGTTGCTGATTTCACCACTCGGCACATGCTGGAGGATATGGCCAAAGACGTCGATGCCCATATCGATTGGATTGAGACACAGATGGAAACGATTGAGCAGATCGGTGTTGAGAATTATCTGGCTGAACAGATCAAGAAGGAAAGTTAG
- the mrdA gene encoding penicillin-binding protein 2, giving the protein MAISGGFDSDLGELQRRLVLLRIGLLLVVALLALRLWHLQIREGPYYRDLSENNRTRSVILEPARGLIYDRNGVLLANNVPSFSLYVSLEDVKDREALINQLTQLIGLDPALVKKKLAVRGAKQLPRKVKDRLTLKEATLIESHRLDLPGVMIQVESQRNYPSGMTAAHVLGYVGEVSAEQLEKPEFAELHQGSIVGQYGVEKYFDRIMRGMAGQKSVEVDALGHEKRTVVVDQPKAGDDLYLTIDARLQKVAEDLLGQESGAIVALDPTSGDILAMASRPAFDPNVLSRELTPKQWVEIVQDEGRPLNNRASQGQYPPGSTFKVMMAAAALETNTVTPSSTVHCNGGYQFGRRLYRDWKAGGHGSVDLHQALVHSCDVYFYTIGQRMGIDTIAAYGHQFGLGEETGVDLPSERVGIMPSTAWKQKAKNEAWLPGETISASIGQGYVTVTPLQMASLIGTVANGGVAYRPRLVQAIMSRDTGHLQELPSVEKHRLKVRQENLKLIRAALADVVTEGTATRAKSSIVSIAGKTGTAQTSALRTGPEKDIPKKLRDHAWFVAFAPVDAPKIAVAVLAENMGHGGSAAAPLAKEVIESFVKLTQHAPEAGHATAPKAHSGGSGL; this is encoded by the coding sequence ATGGCGATCTCCGGAGGATTCGATTCTGATTTGGGCGAGTTGCAGCGGCGCCTGGTGCTTCTCCGCATCGGGTTGCTGCTCGTCGTGGCTCTGCTGGCATTGCGACTGTGGCATCTGCAGATCCGCGAAGGCCCCTATTACCGCGATCTTTCCGAGAACAACCGGACACGTTCGGTGATCCTGGAACCGGCTCGCGGTCTGATCTACGATCGAAACGGCGTGCTGTTGGCCAATAACGTTCCGAGTTTTAGTCTGTATGTGTCCTTGGAGGACGTCAAAGATCGCGAGGCCCTGATCAATCAATTGACGCAACTCATCGGCCTTGATCCTGCCCTCGTCAAAAAAAAGCTCGCCGTGCGTGGTGCCAAACAGCTGCCGAGAAAGGTCAAAGATCGTTTGACTTTGAAAGAGGCGACGCTCATCGAATCCCACCGGCTGGATCTCCCGGGAGTCATGATTCAAGTGGAGTCGCAGCGCAACTATCCCAGCGGCATGACGGCCGCACATGTCTTGGGCTATGTCGGCGAGGTGTCGGCGGAGCAGTTGGAGAAGCCTGAATTTGCCGAGCTTCATCAAGGGAGTATCGTCGGCCAATACGGCGTGGAAAAATACTTCGATCGTATCATGCGGGGAATGGCAGGTCAGAAAAGCGTGGAGGTGGATGCGCTGGGGCACGAGAAACGAACGGTAGTGGTCGATCAACCGAAGGCCGGCGATGATCTCTATCTGACCATTGATGCCAGATTGCAGAAAGTCGCCGAAGATCTGCTGGGACAAGAATCCGGCGCCATCGTCGCGCTCGATCCGACCAGCGGAGACATTCTTGCCATGGCCAGCCGCCCGGCATTCGATCCCAACGTACTGTCTCGGGAACTGACACCCAAGCAATGGGTGGAGATCGTCCAAGACGAAGGCAGGCCTCTGAACAACCGGGCGTCTCAAGGCCAGTATCCTCCCGGATCCACGTTCAAGGTCATGATGGCCGCGGCGGCTCTGGAAACCAATACGGTCACTCCGTCCAGCACCGTTCATTGTAACGGCGGATACCAGTTCGGCCGGCGCCTGTATCGTGACTGGAAAGCCGGGGGACATGGCTCAGTCGACCTGCATCAGGCGCTCGTCCATTCCTGCGACGTATACTTCTACACCATCGGCCAGCGCATGGGGATCGACACGATCGCCGCCTACGGGCACCAGTTCGGTCTGGGCGAAGAAACAGGCGTGGATTTGCCCTCCGAACGGGTGGGGATCATGCCGTCGACGGCGTGGAAGCAAAAGGCGAAGAACGAGGCGTGGCTGCCAGGCGAGACCATTTCCGCCTCGATCGGGCAAGGCTATGTGACGGTGACGCCGCTTCAGATGGCCAGTTTGATCGGTACGGTCGCCAACGGTGGAGTGGCCTATCGCCCACGGTTGGTTCAAGCGATCATGAGTCGGGATACCGGTCATCTTCAGGAACTGCCTTCCGTCGAGAAACATCGATTGAAGGTCAGACAGGAGAACTTGAAATTGATTCGGGCGGCATTGGCCGATGTCGTGACGGAGGGGACGGCGACAAGGGCCAAGTCTTCCATCGTGTCCATTGCGGGGAAGACCGGCACGGCGCAGACATCGGCGCTGCGAACCGGTCCGGAAAAAGATATTCCCAAAAAGCTCCGCGATCATGCATGGTTTGTCGCATTTGCTCCCGTGGATGCGCCGAAGATCGCCGTTGCCGTATTGGCCGAAAACATGGGGCACGGAGGGTCTGCCGCGGCCCCGCTGGCCAAAGAAGTCATTGAATCTTTTGTCAAGCTCACGCAACATGCGCCCGAGGCCGGACATGCGACGGCTCCCAAGGCTCATTCCGGCGGATCGGGGTTGTGA